The genome window GCACTCGATACGCTCAACGAACATGATAAACCGGTGATACACAGCGATCGTGGTGGCCATTACCGGTGGCCGGGCTGGCTCGAGCGTATCAACACCTCCGGACTTATAAGGTCCATGTCGCGCAAAGGATGCTCGTCGGATAATGCTGCGTGTGAAGGCTTCTTCGGGCGTATCAAAAACGAAATGTTCTATGGCAGAGACTGGGCGGGTATCAGGCTGGAAAAATTTATCTGCTTCCTGGACAGGTACATACGCTGGTATAACGAGAAACGGGTAATGGTGCCAACTTACTGATTTAGTGTATGATGGTGTTTTTGAGGTGCTCCCGTGGCTTCCATCTCCATCAGTTGTCCCTCCTGCTCGGCTACTGAAGGCGTGGTGCGTAACGGTAAAAGTACTGCCGGACATCAGCGCTATCTCTGCTCTCACTGCCGTAAAACATGGCAGCTACAGTTCACTTACACCGCCTCTCAGCCCGGTACACACCAGAAAATTATTGATATGGCCATGAATGGCGTCGGATGTCGCGCCAGTGCACGCATTATGGGCGTTGGCCTCAACACGATTTTACGACACTTAAAAAACTCAGGCCGCAGTCGGTAACCTCGCGCATACAACCGGGCAGTGATGTGATTGTCTGCGCGGAAATGGACGAACAGTGGGGTTACGTCGGCGCTAAATCACGCCAGCGCTGGTTGTTTTACGCGTATGACAGGATACGGAGGACGGTTGTGGCGCACGTATTCGGTGAACGCACGTTGGCCACGCTGGAGCGTCTTCTGAGCCTGCTGTCGGCCTTTGAGGTCGTGGTATGGATGACGGATGGCTGGCCGCTGTATGAATCACGCCTGAAGGGAGAACTGCACGTTATCAGCAAGCGATATACGCAGCGCATTGAGCGGCATAACCTGAATCTGAGGCAGCATCTGGCAAGGCTGGGCAGGAAGTCACTGTCGTTCTCAAAATCGGTGGAGCTGCATGACAAAGTCATCGGGCATTATCTGAACATAAAACACTATCAGTAAGTTGGAGTCATTACCCGAGAAACGTATCAAGCTATCATTAGGTGCAATGAGTCCTGTGAAGTACCGGCAGCATCTTGGGATCACAACATAACAGTCCAGGAAAACATCCGCAGCCCCCTAATAGACATTAGCATTGAGCCCCTACAATACAGGTGCGCATAACAAAGATTATGTTAAATTCAATGGTAAAATCATTATAAATCAATATCTTAAATATCGAACAAGCCCCTTTCTTCCTCAAACCTCACTGTGGTAACTTTAAAAACAATGTCCGTTCCTGAGTTTGTGATGCCTTAAAGCCATGGTGAAGATAAAAGTTTTTGGCTTCTTCAGTCAGTGCATGAACCATAATCGCACGGACTCCAATATTCTCAGCTACACGGTAACAGCGCAGAACTGCATCATGCAGTAAATCGGCCCCGAGCCCTTGGCCACGGTATGAAACATCAACTGCCAGGCGAGCAAGTATGATTACGGGAATTGGATCTGGCATATTGCGCCTGAGG of Enterobacter ludwigii contains these proteins:
- a CDS encoding IS1 family transposase (programmed frameshift), with the translated sequence MASISISCPSCSATEGVVRNGKSTAGHQRYLCSHCRKTWQLQFTYTASQPGTHQKIIDMAMNGVGCRASARIMGVGLNTILRHFKKLRPQSVTSRIQPGSDVIVCAEMDEQWGYVGAKSRQRWLFYAYDRIRRTVVAHVFGERTLATLERLLSLLSAFEVVVWMTDGWPLYESRLKGELHVISKRYTQRIERHNLNLRQHLARLGRKSLSFSKSVELHDKVIGHYLNIKHYQ
- a CDS encoding GNAT family N-acetyltransferase, which codes for MGRVTAPEPLSSSHQLAEFVSGEAVLDDWLKQRGLKNQALGAARTFVVCKRDTKQVVGFYSLATGSVNHVEAMGSLRRNMPDPIPVIILARLAVDVSYRGQGLGADLLHDAVLRCYRVAENIGVRAIMVHALTEEAKNFYLHHGFKASQTQERTLFLKLPQ